In a genomic window of Occallatibacter riparius:
- the mnmG gene encoding tRNA uridine-5-carboxymethylaminomethyl(34) synthesis enzyme MnmG: MAFTEQYDVAVVGAGHAGCEAAMAAARMGLKTALITMNMDLIAQMSCNPAVGGVAKGHLVREVDALGGIMGEVADAVGIQFRLLNTSRGPAVWSPRAQCDKAQYRVKMREVLEGQPGLHIRQAEVVDLVLDEGPGTRDQGPEGREQGTGNREQEGKGQGVGSREQGVEERGRRQVVGLRLRDGRQLMAGATIITTGTFLNGLIHCGEERYPAGRSGEPASVLLGEALRRLGLRTCRLKTGTPPRLDGRTIKWHMFEEQPGDADPTPFSFRTKKIVQPQISCHIAFTTPETLRLIRENVHRSAMYSGQIEGVGPRYCPSIEDKIVKFPDKTQHQFFLEPEGLNTHEVYINGMSTSLPMEVQWRMVHSIPGLDEAELLRPGYAIEYDSVDATELDRSLQVKSMEGLYLAGQINGTSGYEEAACQGIMAGINAALWVKGEAPFTMDRTEGYTGILIDDLISKGTNEPYRMFTSRAEFRLHLRIDNADRRLTPYGRKLGLINDEAWAEYEQKQARMVALEKLLNIRKVDAEALNAADLGGLTAVAGLTWAQLLKRPEVTIEPVMRALAEDLRKEPVLAEFVDRHPDDAVARAAFRNEARAVETEIKFAGYLDQQKKSIEKLKAAEAVSIPEWLEYGAISGLSREMREKLERVRPQTIGQASRIPGVTPAALSLVHVSIRLQGARRAVDRVETA, translated from the coding sequence ATGGCTTTCACTGAACAATACGATGTCGCCGTCGTGGGCGCCGGTCACGCCGGGTGCGAGGCCGCCATGGCCGCCGCACGGATGGGGCTCAAGACCGCGCTCATCACCATGAATATGGACCTCATCGCGCAGATGAGCTGCAACCCTGCTGTGGGTGGAGTAGCCAAGGGGCACCTGGTGCGCGAGGTGGACGCGCTGGGCGGGATCATGGGCGAGGTCGCGGATGCCGTCGGGATTCAGTTCCGGCTGCTGAATACGTCGCGGGGTCCGGCGGTGTGGAGTCCGCGGGCGCAGTGCGATAAGGCGCAGTACCGCGTGAAGATGCGGGAGGTGCTGGAGGGTCAGCCGGGGCTGCATATACGGCAGGCTGAGGTCGTGGATCTCGTCTTGGACGAGGGACCAGGCACCAGGGACCAGGGACCGGAAGGCAGGGAACAGGGAACAGGGAACAGGGAACAGGAAGGCAAAGGACAGGGAGTAGGGAGTAGGGAGCAGGGAGTAGAAGAGCGTGGCCGCAGACAGGTTGTGGGCCTCAGGCTGCGGGATGGGCGGCAGCTGATGGCGGGGGCCACCATCATTACTACCGGCACGTTTCTGAATGGGTTGATTCACTGTGGTGAGGAGCGGTATCCGGCGGGACGGAGCGGGGAGCCGGCGTCGGTTCTGCTGGGCGAGGCCCTGCGGCGGCTGGGGCTGCGGACTTGCCGGCTCAAGACGGGCACGCCTCCGCGGCTGGATGGGCGCACGATCAAGTGGCACATGTTTGAGGAGCAGCCGGGGGACGCGGATCCCACGCCGTTCAGCTTCAGGACGAAGAAGATTGTGCAGCCGCAGATCTCGTGCCACATCGCGTTTACCACGCCGGAGACGCTGCGGCTGATCCGCGAGAACGTGCATCGGTCGGCGATGTATTCGGGACAGATCGAGGGGGTGGGGCCGCGGTACTGCCCGTCGATCGAAGACAAGATCGTCAAGTTTCCTGATAAGACGCAGCATCAGTTCTTTCTGGAGCCCGAGGGGCTGAATACGCACGAGGTTTATATCAATGGCATGTCGACCTCGCTGCCGATGGAGGTGCAGTGGCGGATGGTGCACTCCATCCCCGGGCTCGATGAGGCCGAACTGCTGCGGCCGGGATATGCGATCGAGTACGACTCAGTGGATGCGACGGAGCTGGACCGCTCGCTGCAGGTGAAGTCGATGGAAGGGCTTTATCTTGCGGGGCAGATCAACGGAACGAGCGGGTATGAAGAGGCGGCGTGCCAGGGCATCATGGCGGGGATCAATGCAGCGCTGTGGGTAAAGGGAGAGGCGCCTTTCACGATGGATCGGACCGAGGGTTACACGGGGATTCTTATCGATGATTTGATCTCGAAGGGGACGAACGAGCCGTACCGGATGTTTACGTCGCGGGCGGAGTTCCGGCTGCACCTGCGGATTGATAACGCCGATCGGCGGCTGACGCCGTATGGGCGGAAGCTGGGGCTGATCAACGACGAGGCGTGGGCAGAGTACGAACAGAAGCAGGCGCGCATGGTGGCGCTGGAGAAGCTGCTCAATATCCGGAAGGTAGACGCGGAAGCATTGAATGCGGCGGATCTGGGTGGGCTTACGGCGGTGGCGGGATTGACCTGGGCGCAACTGTTGAAGCGGCCGGAAGTGACGATTGAGCCGGTGATGCGGGCGCTTGCGGAGGATTTGCGGAAGGAGCCGGTGCTGGCCGAATTTGTTGATCGGCATCCGGATGATGCTGTGGCGCGGGCGGCGTTCCGTAATGAAGCGCGGGCGGTGGAGACGGAGATCAAGTTTGCCGGGTATCTGGACCAGCAGAAGAAGTCGATCGAGAAGCTGAAGGCGGCGGAGGCTGTGTCGATTCCTGAGTGGCTGGAGTATGGGGCGATCAGCGGGTTGAGCCGCGAGATGCGGGAGAAGCTGGAACGCGTGCGGCCGCAGACGATCGGGCAGGCGAGCCGGATTCCGGGTGTGACGCCGGCGGCGTTGAGCCTGGTGCATGTGTCGATCCGACTGCAGGGAGCGCGGCGAGCGGTGGATCGGGTGGAGACTGCATAG
- a CDS encoding DmpA family aminopeptidase, with amino-acid sequence MFLSAQVAMTQNDSRIVRARDLGVPFDGTPGAFNAITDVPGVEVGTTTIIRGDGPLKVGEGPVRTGVTAVLPRGKNDTHPTYAGWFSLNGNGEMTGTAWVEESGLLEGPIGITNTHSVGVVRDTIIQWALRNKFVKEDEWSLPVVAETWDGYLNDLNGFHVKPEHVFSALDSAQSGPVAEGNTGGGTGMICYGFKGGTGTSSRVIAKEDGGYTVGVLVQCNCGQRRLLTIAGVPVGKEIPMGAEQAANAPGSNSRGDVGSIIIVVGTNAPLLPHQLKRIARRASMGLARTGSISGNGSGDIFIAFSTANANADNAPGPNKVETVSNEKISALFEATVQATEEAIVNAMVAAKTMTGVDGHTVPALPHDELTRLMKKYQR; translated from the coding sequence ATGTTCTTGAGCGCACAGGTGGCGATGACGCAAAACGATTCCAGAATTGTTCGGGCAAGGGACCTGGGTGTGCCGTTCGACGGGACGCCGGGAGCTTTCAACGCCATCACGGATGTGCCGGGTGTGGAGGTTGGCACGACCACGATCATTCGGGGGGATGGGCCGCTGAAGGTGGGGGAGGGGCCGGTTCGGACCGGGGTGACGGCCGTTCTTCCGCGCGGCAAGAACGATACACATCCCACGTATGCGGGCTGGTTCAGCCTGAACGGCAACGGCGAGATGACTGGAACCGCGTGGGTGGAGGAGTCCGGTCTGCTGGAAGGGCCGATCGGGATCACAAACACGCACAGCGTTGGCGTGGTGCGGGACACCATTATTCAGTGGGCGCTGCGCAACAAGTTTGTGAAGGAAGACGAGTGGTCGCTGCCGGTGGTGGCGGAGACCTGGGATGGCTACCTCAACGATCTCAACGGATTCCACGTGAAGCCGGAGCATGTTTTCTCGGCGCTCGATTCGGCGCAATCGGGGCCGGTTGCCGAGGGGAATACCGGCGGCGGGACGGGGATGATCTGCTATGGATTCAAGGGGGGGACCGGGACATCGTCACGGGTGATTGCGAAGGAGGACGGCGGCTACACCGTAGGCGTGCTGGTGCAGTGCAACTGCGGCCAGAGGAGGCTGCTGACGATTGCGGGCGTACCGGTGGGCAAGGAGATTCCCATGGGAGCCGAGCAGGCGGCCAATGCGCCGGGCAGTAACTCCCGCGGGGATGTGGGTTCCATCATCATTGTTGTTGGAACGAATGCGCCTTTGCTGCCCCACCAGCTGAAGCGGATTGCGAGACGGGCGTCGATGGGGCTGGCACGGACGGGGTCGATCTCGGGGAATGGATCGGGGGATATCTTCATAGCTTTCTCGACGGCGAATGCGAATGCGGATAATGCGCCGGGTCCAAATAAGGTGGAGACCGTCTCGAACGAGAAGATCAGCGCGTTGTTCGAGGCGACGGTGCAGGCCACCGAAGAAGCGATTGTGAATGCGATGGTGGCGGCGAAGACCATGACGGGCGTCGATGGGCACACGGTTCCCGCACTGCCGCACGATGAGCTGACCAGGCTGATGAAGAAGTATCAGCGGTAG
- a CDS encoding nuclear transport factor 2 family protein, translated as MTRKMLCFIAGLLSCVAVAAQDQAPAPEATAKPGITSTAPPEVQTFQKIEDKWDDAVNARDQYALELVLSPVFVGISATGDITTRNQELAGVISGQDKIDHLDQRVITVRMLGDIAVANGTYKLHRKGSSGSVDEKGVFTHVFEKQRNSWICVNSQRTILREDGPPGKSKKKQGNGAEQPFHIPLISK; from the coding sequence ATGACCCGGAAAATGCTTTGTTTCATTGCAGGTTTGCTCTCTTGTGTCGCGGTCGCCGCGCAGGATCAGGCCCCCGCGCCCGAAGCCACCGCGAAGCCCGGAATTACCTCCACCGCGCCCCCTGAGGTGCAGACCTTTCAGAAGATCGAAGACAAATGGGATGACGCGGTCAACGCCCGCGACCAGTACGCCCTGGAACTTGTGTTGTCTCCTGTCTTTGTGGGTATCTCAGCCACCGGCGACATCACCACCCGCAACCAGGAACTGGCCGGCGTCATCAGCGGTCAGGACAAAATCGACCATCTCGATCAGCGCGTGATCACCGTCCGCATGCTGGGCGATATCGCCGTCGCCAACGGCACCTACAAGCTGCACCGCAAAGGCAGTTCCGGCTCGGTCGACGAGAAGGGCGTGTTCACCCATGTCTTCGAAAAACAGCGCAATAGCTGGATCTGCGTGAACTCGCAGCGAACCATCCTCCGCGAAGACGGCCCCCCGGGCAAATCCAAGAAAAAGCAGGGCAATGGCGCGGAACAGCCGTTCCACATCCCCCTGATCTCCAAGTAG
- a CDS encoding Crp/Fnr family transcriptional regulator: MPLVAAETKFDMADLGQFPIPHTRNRFVSRQSPVGCAACSNRRPGWFCSLGSAVLADLELATSTIALPAQAPLFTQGEDARCLYLICSGYMKLTSCRAHDKQMIVRVAGPGSMLGLYAVLSHGVYEVSAESLTPAQLRPVERDRFQSFLRAHKEAQMRAVQCICQEYRFALQDACRIALAETVAGRLGHLLVDLGNQIGETLPSGEIRFPLLLTHEEMASMTCTTRETVTRTLGQFRKDGWISIEDALVTIHHLDPLESLQ, from the coding sequence ATGCCCTTGGTAGCGGCAGAAACGAAGTTTGACATGGCGGATTTAGGGCAATTTCCGATACCTCACACGCGAAACCGGTTCGTCTCACGGCAATCGCCGGTGGGGTGTGCGGCCTGTTCCAATCGGCGCCCTGGGTGGTTCTGCTCTCTCGGTAGCGCTGTCCTGGCCGATCTTGAATTAGCTACTAGCACCATCGCTTTGCCGGCGCAGGCACCCCTGTTTACCCAGGGCGAAGACGCCCGCTGCCTTTATCTGATATGCAGCGGTTACATGAAACTGACCTCGTGCCGTGCGCACGATAAACAAATGATCGTCCGGGTCGCGGGGCCTGGCTCCATGCTCGGCCTCTATGCCGTGCTCTCGCACGGAGTCTACGAAGTCAGCGCCGAATCGCTCACGCCGGCACAGTTGCGGCCCGTCGAGCGCGATCGCTTCCAGAGCTTCCTGCGGGCCCACAAGGAAGCCCAGATGCGCGCAGTCCAATGCATCTGCCAGGAATACCGGTTTGCCCTGCAGGACGCCTGCCGCATCGCGCTGGCTGAAACGGTGGCCGGACGTCTCGGGCATCTGCTCGTGGACCTCGGCAACCAGATTGGCGAGACCCTGCCCTCAGGGGAAATCCGTTTCCCCCTGTTGCTGACCCACGAAGAAATGGCATCCATGACCTGCACCACGCGTGAGACGGTCACGCGAACCCTGGGCCAGTTCCGCAAAGATGGCTGGATCTCGATCGAGGACGCGCTGGTGACAATTCACCACCTCGATCCGCTCGAATCGCTGCAGTAG
- a CDS encoding DmsE family decaheme c-type cytochrome has product MILTTGALAVPGAKPAGKQAAAPGTTPAAASDFVGSETCSGCHEEVSTKFAANPHTKMAQMHGKQGVTCENCHGAGKAHVDGGGDVTKIFNPAKASAKEVDAKCLSCHQGQHANFEKSGHGEGNVSCVGCHSVHAGKDPEHLLKLAQPTLCFQCHSDVKPQFSMPFHHRVEEGAVNCSDCHNPHGTFKQKGLRASAQQDAVCTKCHSETAGPFVYEHAVVKTEGCTSCHFPHGGPNPRLLNRANVNTICLQCHSVSPSFTTGEPQGPAHNQATQYQSCTMCHSDIHGSNVSPVFFNTH; this is encoded by the coding sequence TTGATACTGACCACGGGCGCACTGGCCGTTCCGGGCGCGAAGCCCGCGGGCAAGCAGGCGGCTGCTCCGGGTACCACTCCGGCTGCCGCTTCGGACTTTGTCGGATCGGAGACCTGCTCCGGATGCCACGAAGAAGTTTCCACCAAATTCGCGGCGAATCCGCACACCAAAATGGCCCAGATGCATGGCAAGCAGGGCGTGACCTGCGAAAACTGCCATGGTGCGGGCAAGGCCCATGTGGACGGCGGCGGCGATGTAACGAAGATCTTCAATCCCGCCAAGGCCTCGGCCAAGGAAGTTGACGCGAAGTGCCTGAGCTGTCACCAGGGCCAGCATGCCAACTTCGAGAAGTCAGGCCACGGGGAAGGGAACGTGAGCTGCGTTGGGTGCCACAGCGTCCACGCGGGCAAGGATCCGGAACACCTTCTCAAACTGGCGCAGCCGACTTTGTGTTTCCAGTGCCATTCCGATGTGAAGCCGCAGTTCTCGATGCCGTTCCATCACCGCGTGGAAGAAGGCGCGGTGAACTGCTCGGACTGCCACAATCCGCACGGCACCTTCAAGCAGAAGGGGCTGCGCGCATCGGCGCAGCAGGACGCGGTCTGCACGAAGTGTCACAGCGAGACGGCTGGTCCGTTCGTATATGAGCACGCGGTGGTCAAAACGGAAGGCTGCACTTCATGCCATTTCCCGCACGGCGGCCCCAATCCTCGGCTGTTGAACAGGGCGAACGTGAACACGATCTGCCTGCAGTGCCACTCGGTTTCTCCCAGCTTTACGACGGGTGAGCCGCAGGGACCGGCGCACAACCAGGCGACGCAGTACCAGTCGTGCACGATGTGCCACAGCGACATACACGGGTCGAATGTCAGCCCGGTGTTCTTCAACACGCACTAG
- a CDS encoding c-type cytochrome yields the protein MNTKARVAGLVLLAFSAVAPVLAQDSGADVYKAKCASCHGATGLADSGAGKAMKVKPATDPDVKKMTLDEMIAVTTDGKGKMPAYKGKLTDAQIKASVEFYRTFAK from the coding sequence GTGAATACAAAGGCCAGAGTCGCAGGTTTAGTGCTGCTTGCTTTTTCAGCGGTTGCACCAGTGTTGGCGCAGGATTCGGGCGCTGACGTTTACAAGGCGAAGTGCGCGAGCTGCCATGGCGCAACGGGCCTGGCAGACAGCGGCGCGGGTAAGGCCATGAAGGTAAAGCCGGCGACCGATCCGGATGTCAAGAAGATGACGCTGGACGAGATGATCGCCGTAACGACGGACGGGAAAGGGAAGATGCCTGCATACAAAGGCAAGCTGACCGACGCCCAGATCAAGGCATCGGTTGAGTTCTATCGGACCTTTGCCAAGTAA
- a CDS encoding c-type cytochrome: protein MNTRIRMAGMVLLGLLGVAPMMAQAGADTYKAKCQSCHGATGMADTGAGKAMKVKPANDADVKAMTEDQMIAVVTDGKGKMPAYKGKLTDAQIKDSVAYYRTFVK, encoded by the coding sequence ATGAATACCAGGATCAGAATGGCAGGAATGGTTCTGCTGGGTCTTTTGGGGGTCGCACCGATGATGGCGCAGGCGGGCGCCGACACTTACAAAGCAAAGTGTCAGAGCTGCCACGGCGCAACGGGCATGGCGGACACTGGCGCGGGCAAGGCGATGAAGGTGAAGCCCGCGAATGACGCCGATGTGAAGGCGATGACGGAAGACCAGATGATCGCAGTGGTAACGGATGGTAAGGGCAAGATGCCGGCTTACAAGGGAAAGCTGACCGATGCCCAAATCAAGGACTCTGTGGCGTACTATCGCACTTTTGTGAAGTAG
- a CDS encoding c-type cytochrome codes for MKNMIRKQVVLAMVLAAAGTVSFAQSGGDAIYKANCQSCHGSTGTPNAGMAKMMDIKPAKEYTASEKDEIDAVKNGKGKMKAFAGKLTDDQIKASVEYFRTLK; via the coding sequence ATGAAGAACATGATTCGGAAGCAGGTAGTGTTGGCGATGGTTTTGGCCGCGGCCGGCACTGTGAGCTTCGCCCAAAGTGGGGGCGATGCGATTTACAAGGCGAACTGCCAGAGCTGCCATGGAAGCACTGGCACACCGAATGCCGGCATGGCGAAGATGATGGATATCAAGCCCGCCAAGGAGTACACGGCCAGCGAGAAGGATGAGATCGACGCAGTGAAGAACGGCAAGGGCAAGATGAAGGCTTTTGCCGGCAAGCTGACCGACGACCAGATCAAGGCCAGTGTGGAGTATTTCCGCACGCTGAAGTAG
- a CDS encoding NapC/NirT family cytochrome c, protein MPILGRFREHWVRPALFFGNNPISLAGGAITTAAGVTMIGHWVLEIVGHSIDNPYLNIIFFLILPALFILGLALIPIGMIIRRRRLRREGTIPAEYPKIDLNDRIFRHGIDIVLIATIVNLLVVSVASYRGASYMDSAEFCGKSCHVMHPEYAAYQVSAHSHVDCVACHIGSGAGSYVQAKVNGTKQLIEVTLRPVAGVAPKLIPTYPQPIPSPVHNLRPARDTCENCHTPTRFYGDKLLVKSTFADDEKNSQTQSVLVLHLGGRDSLSNLLGIHGVHLGHIEYMSTDATRTEIPWIERTNPDGSKTTYAASSLKGEMPKGERRTMDCVDCHNRAAHTMQTAEDALNRAMADRVINPDLPWVHKEGLELLKATYSSSEEAQQKIPAALDAFYRTQHADVYAAKSAEIKAAGDGLVNIFTHNVFPEMKVTWGTHPNHIGHMSYPGCFRCHDGDHSTKDSKQTISNDCAACHNLLVVDEKQPKVLSDLGIAQQ, encoded by the coding sequence TTGCCCATTCTAGGGAGATTTCGCGAACACTGGGTTCGGCCGGCGCTGTTTTTCGGCAATAACCCGATAAGCCTTGCCGGCGGCGCCATTACCACGGCGGCCGGCGTAACGATGATCGGCCACTGGGTTCTTGAGATCGTCGGCCACTCGATCGACAATCCATATCTCAATATCATTTTCTTCCTGATTCTTCCTGCGCTGTTCATACTCGGTCTGGCACTGATCCCGATCGGTATGATCATCCGCCGCAGGCGTTTGCGGAGAGAGGGCACGATTCCCGCGGAGTATCCGAAGATCGATCTCAACGATCGCATTTTCCGGCATGGGATCGACATCGTCCTGATCGCGACGATCGTCAACCTCCTGGTTGTTTCCGTTGCGAGCTATCGCGGTGCTTCGTATATGGACTCCGCTGAGTTCTGCGGCAAATCGTGCCATGTGATGCATCCGGAGTACGCTGCCTACCAGGTTTCCGCGCACTCACATGTTGATTGTGTCGCGTGCCACATCGGCTCAGGTGCAGGATCCTACGTTCAAGCCAAAGTGAACGGCACCAAGCAGCTGATCGAAGTCACGCTGCGGCCGGTGGCTGGTGTCGCGCCCAAGCTGATTCCTACGTATCCGCAGCCGATACCATCGCCGGTGCATAACCTGCGTCCTGCACGCGACACCTGCGAGAACTGCCATACGCCTACCCGGTTCTACGGCGATAAGTTGCTGGTCAAGTCGACCTTCGCGGATGATGAGAAGAACTCGCAGACGCAGAGCGTGCTGGTGCTGCACCTGGGCGGACGAGATTCGCTCTCGAACCTGCTTGGTATTCATGGCGTGCACCTGGGGCACATCGAGTACATGAGCACGGATGCCACGCGCACGGAGATTCCGTGGATCGAGCGCACGAATCCTGACGGGTCGAAGACAACTTACGCTGCTTCGTCTCTGAAAGGGGAGATGCCCAAGGGCGAGCGCCGCACGATGGATTGCGTGGATTGCCATAATCGCGCAGCGCACACGATGCAGACCGCGGAAGATGCGCTGAATCGCGCGATGGCTGACCGGGTCATCAATCCTGATTTGCCGTGGGTGCACAAGGAAGGCCTTGAACTGCTGAAGGCCACTTATTCATCGAGCGAGGAAGCGCAGCAGAAGATTCCCGCTGCACTCGATGCGTTCTATCGCACACAGCACGCCGATGTGTACGCGGCGAAGTCGGCCGAGATCAAGGCGGCCGGCGATGGGCTGGTGAATATCTTTACGCACAATGTGTTTCCGGAGATGAAGGTGACGTGGGGAACGCATCCCAATCACATTGGGCACATGAGCTATCCGGGGTGCTTCCGCTGCCACGACGGCGACCACTCAACCAAGGACAGCAAGCAGACGATTAGCAATGACTGCGCCGCGTGCCACAACCTGCTGGTGGTGGACGAGAAGCAGCCCAAGGTGCTGTCGGACCTCGGCATCGCGCAGCAATAG
- a CDS encoding RNA polymerase sigma factor has product MTSVEQDRQISEVMAEQSSRLRNFIRRRVPAGEDVEDILQEVFYELVRAHRLLMPIDTVSSWLFSVARNRITDLFRKKKPDLFSDMAAEGDAGEMLEFEDLLPSPDAGPEAAYLRKQLLQALESAIAELPPEQREVFVANEVEGRSFKELAAETGISINTLLSRKRYAVITLRRRLENLHKEMSTK; this is encoded by the coding sequence ATGACTTCCGTTGAGCAAGACCGGCAGATCTCTGAAGTCATGGCGGAGCAGAGCTCGCGCCTGCGGAACTTCATTCGACGGCGCGTGCCGGCGGGCGAGGATGTGGAAGACATCCTGCAGGAGGTCTTCTACGAACTGGTTCGGGCGCACCGGCTGCTCATGCCGATCGATACGGTTTCGAGCTGGCTGTTCAGCGTGGCGCGAAACCGGATAACGGACTTGTTCCGGAAGAAGAAGCCGGATCTGTTCAGCGATATGGCCGCGGAAGGCGATGCCGGCGAGATGCTGGAATTCGAAGACCTGCTGCCATCGCCGGATGCGGGGCCTGAAGCTGCGTACCTGCGGAAGCAGCTTCTGCAGGCGCTTGAATCAGCTATTGCCGAGTTGCCGCCGGAACAACGCGAGGTATTCGTTGCCAATGAGGTGGAGGGCCGCAGCTTCAAGGAACTGGCAGCCGAAACAGGGATCAGTATCAACACTTTGCTCTCGCGGAAGCGCTACGCGGTGATCACGCTGCGACGCCGACTCGAGAACCTTCACAAGGAGATGAGTACGAAATGA